In the Chloroherpetonaceae bacterium genome, one interval contains:
- a CDS encoding type II toxin-antitoxin system RelE/ParE family toxin: protein MIDVFVSPTFERQVKALKKRYKNIGKDIDEFVSKPLKSGQVIGEQVQGVGYAVFKVRVPNRDAKRGKRGGYRIVYYLKARTTAVLLAVYAKSDQVDITASDIRAIIESFERQN from the coding sequence ATGATTGATGTTTTTGTATCGCCCACGTTCGAGCGACAAGTAAAGGCGTTGAAAAAGCGATACAAGAACATCGGCAAAGACATTGACGAGTTTGTCAGCAAACCACTCAAAAGTGGTCAAGTTATTGGGGAGCAAGTGCAAGGCGTTGGATACGCAGTATTCAAGGTGCGCGTGCCAAACCGAGATGCAAAGCGTGGAAAGCGTGGCGGCTACCGAATCGTGTATTATCTCAAAGCAAGGACTACGGCAGTCCTCCTTGCAGTCTACGCCAAGTCAGACCAAGTTGATATCACCGCTTCTGACATCCGTGCCATCATTGAATCGTTTGAGAGACAAAACTAA